In a single window of the Nocardiopsis composta genome:
- a CDS encoding helix-turn-helix domain-containing protein gives MPPANNPTARRRRLGVELRRLREKAGMTGEEAAERMAWSGSKLSRIERGQVATNSDDVRDLLELYEVSDETLRTTLVTLARESRRRGWWHVYGDVMPERFEVYLGLEPEAEVLRFYQAQIVPGLFQTEDYARALLEAHPSAVAPEEIDRRVELRIRRRELLFSEQTPHVWVVLDEAVLHRPVGGPAVMADQIGHLLEAGLRTQVTIQIAPFGVGAHSGLDGSFDILEFPESDIHTPKLVHLENLTSSLYIEKAKEVRFYTVAFEHLRTAALHPEKTREVLADLQQRMRKQAQDE, from the coding sequence ATGCCCCCGGCCAACAACCCCACAGCGCGCCGGCGCCGACTGGGCGTTGAATTGCGAAGGTTGCGAGAGAAAGCCGGAATGACCGGAGAGGAGGCGGCAGAGCGCATGGCGTGGTCCGGGAGCAAGCTCTCCCGGATCGAGCGCGGACAGGTCGCGACCAACTCCGACGACGTCCGCGACCTGCTGGAACTGTACGAGGTGAGCGACGAGACGCTGCGCACCACGCTGGTGACCCTGGCCCGCGAATCGCGGCGCCGCGGCTGGTGGCACGTCTACGGCGACGTGATGCCCGAGCGCTTCGAGGTCTACCTCGGCCTGGAACCCGAGGCCGAGGTGCTCCGCTTCTACCAGGCGCAGATCGTCCCCGGCCTGTTCCAGACCGAGGACTACGCCCGCGCCCTCCTGGAGGCCCACCCGTCCGCGGTCGCCCCCGAGGAGATCGACCGCAGGGTGGAGCTGCGGATCCGCCGCCGGGAGCTGCTCTTCAGCGAGCAGACCCCGCACGTGTGGGTGGTGCTGGACGAGGCGGTGCTGCACCGGCCGGTGGGAGGGCCGGCGGTGATGGCCGATCAGATCGGACATCTGCTGGAGGCCGGGCTGAGAACACAGGTCACCATACAAATCGCACCTTTCGGAGTAGGGGCGCATTCCGGACTGGACGGGTCATTCGACATCCTCGAGTTCCCCGAGTCGGATATCCACACCCCTAAGCTCGTCCATTTGGAGAACCTGACGAGCAGCCTCTATATAGAAAAGGCCAAGGAGGTGCGCTTCTACACGGTGGCCTTCGAACACCTGCGCACCGCCGCCCTGCACCCGGAGAAGACCCGGGAGGTCCTCGCCGACCTTCAGCAGCGCATGCGGAAGCAGGCACAGGATGAATGA
- a CDS encoding DUF397 domain-containing protein: protein MSAIDSQHPRGARGAPAPGWRTSSYSGTGGGQCVEVADLPAATLVRDSVTPDGAVLAFGRDAWAAFVAASAKGRL, encoded by the coding sequence ATGTCCGCGATCGATTCACAGCACCCGCGGGGCGCCCGCGGGGCCCCAGCGCCGGGATGGCGCACCAGCTCCTACAGCGGAACGGGGGGCGGGCAGTGCGTGGAGGTGGCCGATCTCCCGGCGGCCACCCTGGTCCGCGACTCGGTGACCCCGGACGGAGCGGTCCTCGCCTTCGGGCGCGATGCGTGGGCGGCCTTCGTGGCGGCCAGCGCGAAGGGGCGCCTGTAG